From Amycolatopsis sp. WQ 127309:
TGGAGTACAGGTTGCCGTAGGTGATCCGCACGGCCTTCGGGTCGGCGGTCGACCCGCTGGTCAGCTGCAGCAGCGCGGTCTCGCCCTCATCGGTGACGACGACCTCGGCGAGCGGCTCGGCGTCGGCCAGCTCGTTGATGAGCTTGAAGCCGATGCCTTTCTGCTCCAGCACCGGCGCCAGCTGGTCGAACGGCTCGCCCAGCAGCACCAGGTCCGACCCGATCATCCCCAGGATGCGCACGGTGTCCTCGGCCCACTCGGCGAGGTCGGTCCGCGGGGTCGGCTGGTGCAGCATGGTGACGCTGCCCCCGGCGAGCCACACGGCCTGCACGGTGGGCGCGATCAGCACCGGCGCCGCGGCCAGCACCGCGACGGCCCCGCCCCGCTCGAACCCCGAGGCGACCAGGCCACCGGCGATCCGCCGGGCCCGTTCGTGCACCTCACCCCAGGTCCGCCGGACCGGCTCCTTCGGCTCCCCGGTAACCATGCCACGCTGCTGACCTCGCCCCGCCGCGGTGGCGACGAGCGTGTCCACGAACCTGCTCATGCGCGTCAGATTACTGTCTGGGCGTCAACACCCGCCGACCAACGCGGAAACCGGCCCGAGGCACCTGCGCGCAAAGCCGTGAAGGCCTCCTTCCCGGCCGTAAGAGCCGGGAAGGAGGCCTTCACGGCTTTCAACGTACGGCGCCGGTCACTCCAGCAGCTCGGACGTCTCCAGCCAGCGCGCTTCGACGTCCTCGATCTCGCCCTTGACGCCCTTCAGCTGGGCGTTCAGCTCCATCAGCTTCGCCGGGTCCGTCGCCGCCTCGAGCAGGGCCGTGTGGAGCTTCCCCTCCTTCGAATGCAGCTGGTCCAGCTTGCGCTCCAGGCGGCCCAGGTCCTTCTGCGCCGCGCGGAGGTCCGCCGCCGACTTCTTGGCCTCGGCCTTCGCCGCCGTCGGGGCCGTCGCGCCCGCCGGTTCCTTGGCGAGCGCCCGGCGGTTCAGGTACTCCTCGATGCCGCCCGGCAGGTGGGTGATGCGGCCGTCGCCGAAGAGGGCGACGATCGTGTCGCAGACGCGTTCGACCAGGTAGCGGTCGTGCGAAACCACGATCATCGTGCCCGGCCAGCCGTCGAGGAGGTCTTCCAGCTGCTGCAGGGTGTCGATGTCCAGGTCGTTCGTCGGCTCGTCGAGGAGCAGGACGTTCGGCTCGGCCATCAGCAGCCGGCACAGCTGCAGCCGGCGCCGCTCGCCGCCGGACAGATCGCCGACCGGCGTCCACTGGCGGGCCTGCGGGAAGCCGAGCTTCTCGCCGAGCTGCGACGCCGTCATCTCCTGCTTGCCGAACACCACGCGCCCGGCGACCTGCTCGATCGCCTGCAGCACCCGCAGGTCGGCGGGCAGGTCGTCGAGCTCCTGGCGCAGGTGCGCGAGCGCGACGGTCTTGCCCTCGATCCGGCGCCCGGTCGAGCCCTCGACGTCGCCGCCGAGCAGCTTGAGCAGCGACGTCTTGCCCGAGCCGTTGATGCCGACCAGGCCGATCCGGTCGCCGGGGCCGACCCGCCAGGTGACGTGGTCGAGCAGCGTCCGCTCGCCCACCGCGTACGTCGTGTCTTCCAGCTCCAGCACGGTCTTACCGAGCCGCCGCTTCGCGAACGCCATCAGCTCGACGGAGTCGCGCGGCGGCGGGACGTCCGCGATCAGCGCCTCGGCGGCGTCGATGCGGTAGCGCGGCTTCGACGAGCGCGCCTGCGGGCCGCGGCGCAGCCACGCCAGTTCCTTGCGCGCCAGGTTCTGCCGCTTCTCCTCGGCCGTCGCGGCCAGCCGCGCCCGCTCGGCGCGCGCGAAGATCCAGTCCGCGTAACCGCCTTCGTAGCTCTCGACGCGGCCGTTGGCCACCTCCCAGGTCACGCTCGCGACGGTGTCCAGGAACCACCGGTCGTGCGTGACGACCACGACCGCGATGCGCCGGGTCAGCAGGTGGTCGGCGAGCCACTGGACACCTTCGACGTCCAGGTGGTTGGTCGGCTCGTCGAGCACGACGAGGTCGAGCTCGCCGGTCAGCGCGGCGGCCAGCGAAACCCGGCGCCGCTCACCGCCGGAGAGGTTCGCGGTGGGCGTTTCGAGCCCGATCGCGGTGATGCCCAATCCGTCCACAATGGACCGGACGCGCGCGTCGGCGGCCCATTCGTGCTCGGCGCCGTAGCGTTCGAGCACGACCTCGCCGACGCTGCTGCCGTCCGGCAGCTCGGTGCGCTGGGTGACGACGGCCATCCGCAGGCCGCCGACGTGGCTCACCCGCCCGGAATCCGGCGCGGCGAGTCCGGAAAGGACTTCGAGGAGCGTGGTCTTGCCGCCGCCGTTGAGACCGACGACGCCGATGCGCTGCCCGGCCGCGACGCCCAGCGAGACGCCGTCCAGCAGTGGCTTCACCCCGTAGGACTTGCTCACCGCCTCCAGGTTGACCAGGTTGGCCATGCGCTCAGCCGATCCTTTCCACGATCGTGAACCGGGTCGCCACGACCAGCGTCGTGTCGTCCACGGTGAATTCGGGATCTCCCAGCTCGGCGCGCACTTCGGCCGTGTGCCAGAAGGAGGCGTGGTCCGCGCGCCACTCGGCGACGGTGGTGAAACCCTCACCTTCACCGACCGCGTGCGCGAGGTCCACTTCGGACAGTCGGACGATCCGCACTTCGCGGATCTCGATGATCGCGACGCCCTTGCCGGCGGAGTCGACGACCAGTTCGCGCTCGCCCGCCACGGGCGGCGCCTCGCCGTCGGCTTCGTAGCCCGCGAACAACGCGGACGTCGTCGTCTTCGTGCCGTCGAGGATCGCCCCGACGAGCTTGTCCCGCAACGGCCCCGGGAACGCGAACTCGGCGCGCTTCACGCGTGCACCCGCGGCGGCGACGGACGCGGTGCGTCGTCCCCGCCGACCACGCGCGCTCCGGGCACCGGGCCGTGGGCCACGCGGACCGTGCGGCACACCCCCGCGCCCGACAGCTCGGCCGCGACCTCGACCGCCGCCTGCGCGTCTTCACAGAGGAACGCGCACGTCGGGCCGGAGCCGGAGACCGTGCCCGCGAGCGCGCCCGCGTTGACGCCGGCCCGCAGCGTGCGGCGCAGGCCCGGGCGCAGCGAGACCGCCGCCGCCTGGAGGTCGTTGCCCAGCAGGAGAGCCAGCTGACGCGGGTCGCCCGAGGCCAGCGCCTCGGCGACCGGCGTGTGCGAGCCGATCCGCGGCGGGTTGCCCTCCGCGCGCAGCCGGTCCAGCTCGCCGAACACCTTCGGCGTCGACAGGCCGCGCTGGTCGAAGGCCAGCACCCAGTGGAACGTGTGCCGCGACAGCACCGGGACCAGCTGCTCGCCGCGGCCGGTGCCCAGCGCCGTGCCGCCGTAGAGCGCGAACGGGACGTCGCTGCCCAGGCCGGCGGCGATCCCGGCCAGTTCGTCGCGCGTGATCTCGAGGTTCCAGAGGGAGGCGAGCCCGACGAGCGTCGCCGCCGCGTCGGCGCTGCCGCCCGCCATGCCGCCGGCGACCGGGATGCCCTTGCGCAGCACCACGCGGATCTTCGGCTCTTCGGTGCGGCCGACGTGCGCGGCCAGCGCTTCGACGGCGCGCCAGGCCAGGTTCGTGGCGTCGGTGGGTACCGAACCCTCACCCTCGCCGTAGATCTCCAGGCCCGGGTCGTCGGTGACCGCGACGGTCACCTCGTCGGTCAGCGACAAGGCCTGGAACACGGTCACCAGCTCGTGGTAACCGTCCTCGCGCAGGTCGTCGACCGCCAGGTGCAGGTTGACCTTGGCCGGGACCCGGACGGTGACTGGGGGCGGGACTACAGCGAGCACCCGACCAGCCTACGTGCCCGCACCGGCCGGCTTCCCGTCAGGAGAAAGGACGTCGAGCGCGACGGCGAGCGCGACGTCCGGCGGCGTGCCCGGGCCACCCTCGGCGCTGTTGAGCTGGACGGCCACGAGCGCGAGCCGGGCCCGCAGATCGGACTCGGGGTCGGCCGAACCGCCGCGGAGCCGCTCGTGCAGCCGCAGCATCCGATCCGCCAGGCCCGCGCCGGCCGCGATCGCCTTCAACGCGGACGTGTTGCGCTGGACCAGGCCCATCACCGGGCCGAACCGGGTCTCGACCAGCCCGGCGTACGCGGTGAGCAGCTCGGCCGGGCCCGTTTCGCGCGCCAGGAGGTCGTCGAGCGCGGTCCCCCAGTCTTCGAGGAGGCTCGAGACGATGTCCTCCTTCGTGCGGAAGTGGTAGTACAGCGCGGCTTTCGTGACGTCCAGCCGCTCGGCGATCTCCCGCAGCGAGCTGCCCTCGTAGCCCTGCTCGGCGAACAGTTCGAGCGCGACGCGCTGGATGCGTTCGCGCGTGTCGGTGCGCCGCCCGGCCATGCCTCACTCCTCAACTTGCTTGACGGCCGACTAGCGATGACTTACCTTCGGCATTGCTAGTCGGCCGTCAAGCAATGCATCCAAAGCCTACTCGACACGACCGTCGTGAACTTCGCGCTGCCCTCGGCGCAGCGCGCGCTCGGCATGTCCGACACCGGCCCGCTTCGGGCCGCGGCCGCTGCTGGCGGGCGGGCTCTTCGTGCTGGCGGGCGGGTTGCTGCTGGACACCCGGTCGACGCCGGATTCGTCGTACGCCGCGGTGATCCTGCCGATGCAGCTGCTGCTGGGCCTCGGCGCCGGGCTGTGCATGCCGGTGGTGCTGAACGTCGCGACCCGCGACGTCGGCGCGCGGGACGCGGGTGCGGCATCGGCGTTCGTGACGACGTCGCAGCAGGTCGGCGCGTCACTGGGGACGGCGACGCTGAACACGATGGCCTGGGCGGCGGCCGGTCTCACGACGTCGACAGCGATCGTCCACGGCTACACAACAGCCGCGGCCTGGGCGGCGGCCCTGGTCGGCGCGGCCGCCCTCACCGCGCTCCTGCTGCTCCCACGCGGCACCCGCTGAAAGCCGTGAAGGCCTCCTTACCGGCCATAAGAGCCGGTAAGGAGGCCTTCACGGACGTTCGGGGTCAGGCCGCGGCGACGCCCTGGGGGCCGCGCGCGGTGTGGGTGACGTGGCCGCCGCGCTCGGCGACCCACGCCAGCGCCGCGTCGGCCCGCTCGCCGCGGACGCCGAGGCGGAACCGGCCGACCGGGGTGTCGCCGATCCGGGTCAGGCCGCCGCCGATGGTGGCGAACTCGACGTCGAAGCGGCCCGCGGCCTCGGGCAGCAGCGCGCCGACCGAAGCGAAGCCGACCAGCACGACGTCGACCGAGCGGTCGTAGCGCGAGGACTGCGAGCGGGTGGTCTCGATGGCGGGCAGCAGCGCCTGCGCGGTGCGGCTGACCGGGTTCGAGATCAGGTCGAGCACGGAGCCACGCTCGACGACGGTGCCGTCTTCGAGCACTGCGACGTCGTCGCACACCCGGCGGACGACGCTCGCGTCCGGCGTCGTGATCACGATGGTGACGCCCAGTTCGGCGCGGGCCCGGTCGAGCACGGTGAGCACCGCGCCGGCCTCCTCCGGGTCGATCCCGGCGGTCGGGTCGTCGGCGAGCAGCACAGCGGGGGCCGCGGCCAGCGCCTTCGCGACGGCGACGCGGCGGAGCTGCCCCTCGGTGAGCTCGCCGGGACGCTGCGCGGCGCGCGGGGTCAGGCCGACGAGGTCGAGCAGCGAGCCGACCTTGCTGCGGCGCTGCGGGCCGTCGACGCCCAGCTGCTCCAGCGGGGACGCGATGTTGCCGGCGATGGTGCGCTCGGCGATCAGCTCCGGCTTGGTGCCGACGACGCCGAGCTGGCGGCGGATCTCGCGGAGCCGGCGGCCGTCGAGGGTGCCGGTGTTGAGGCCGTCGAGCCGGACGACACCGCGGTCCGGCCGCTCCTGCAGCGCGATGCACCGGGCGAGGACGGACTTGCCGGAACCGGCCGGGCCGACCACGCCGAACAGTGAGCCGGCCTGGACGTCGACGCTCACATCGCGCAGCGCGACGACCGGATTTCCGTTGAGGGCAAAGGACTTGGACAGGTTTTCGACGGTGATCACGAAGGCTCCAGAAAACGGGGCGCGCAGAGAAGCGCGTCCGGCCGCAAGCGAGTGTCCGTCCTCTATGGACGGTGCATGAAGAAGAGGTGTGACGGGTCGAGCAAGCTCAGTTGGAGCGTCGACATGCGGTCACGGAGCGGCGACCCTCGTCGACAACGCGGCGTTTGGTCAGCAGCAGCGGGCGAGCAACCCTCTTCATCGGGACGGCCTCCATCGGTCCTGGCGGTAGCACCTGCCCTGCGGAGGGTGGTTGCTGCGACTTCGGCGAGCCAGGTCTCTCAGTCGCTCGGGATGGACGTACTGAGTAAAACCGATCCCGAGGAGCGAAAGCAAGCCTGTTGGGCCAGATCACACGACTGGAGGTGTCCGAATCGCGGGAACAGCACTCAGGAAGACTTATTTCGCCGCGACGCGCACGCTCCGGCGTCGGCGGGCACCGTCAGTTCCACTGAGGACGTGTCACCGGACGGCGGCGAGCCGGGCGAAGTCGTGCACGTCCAGCTGCTCACCGCGGGTCTTCGGGTCGATCCCGGCGGCCACCAGCAGCTCGCCGGCCCGCTC
This genomic window contains:
- a CDS encoding ABC-F family ATP-binding cassette domain-containing protein, whose translation is MANLVNLEAVSKSYGVKPLLDGVSLGVAAGQRIGVVGLNGGGKTTLLEVLSGLAAPDSGRVSHVGGLRMAVVTQRTELPDGSSVGEVVLERYGAEHEWAADARVRSIVDGLGITAIGLETPTANLSGGERRRVSLAAALTGELDLVVLDEPTNHLDVEGVQWLADHLLTRRIAVVVVTHDRWFLDTVASVTWEVANGRVESYEGGYADWIFARAERARLAATAEEKRQNLARKELAWLRRGPQARSSKPRYRIDAAEALIADVPPPRDSVELMAFAKRRLGKTVLELEDTTYAVGERTLLDHVTWRVGPGDRIGLVGINGSGKTSLLKLLGGDVEGSTGRRIEGKTVALAHLRQELDDLPADLRVLQAIEQVAGRVVFGKQEMTASQLGEKLGFPQARQWTPVGDLSGGERRRLQLCRLLMAEPNVLLLDEPTNDLDIDTLQQLEDLLDGWPGTMIVVSHDRYLVERVCDTIVALFGDGRITHLPGGIEEYLNRRALAKEPAGATAPTAAKAEAKKSAADLRAAQKDLGRLERKLDQLHSKEGKLHTALLEAATDPAKLMELNAQLKGVKGEIEDVEARWLETSELLE
- a CDS encoding ASCH domain-containing protein, whose product is MKRAEFAFPGPLRDKLVGAILDGTKTTTSALFAGYEADGEAPPVAGERELVVDSAGKGVAIIEIREVRIVRLSEVDLAHAVGEGEGFTTVAEWRADHASFWHTAEVRAELGDPEFTVDDTTLVVATRFTIVERIG
- a CDS encoding 4-(cytidine 5'-diphospho)-2-C-methyl-D-erythritol kinase: MLAVVPPPVTVRVPAKVNLHLAVDDLREDGYHELVTVFQALSLTDEVTVAVTDDPGLEIYGEGEGSVPTDATNLAWRAVEALAAHVGRTEEPKIRVVLRKGIPVAGGMAGGSADAAATLVGLASLWNLEITRDELAGIAAGLGSDVPFALYGGTALGTGRGEQLVPVLSRHTFHWVLAFDQRGLSTPKVFGELDRLRAEGNPPRIGSHTPVAEALASGDPRQLALLLGNDLQAAAVSLRPGLRRTLRAGVNAGALAGTVSGSGPTCAFLCEDAQAAVEVAAELSGAGVCRTVRVAHGPVPGARVVGGDDAPRPSPPRVHA
- a CDS encoding TetR/AcrR family transcriptional regulator translates to MAGRRTDTRERIQRVALELFAEQGYEGSSLREIAERLDVTKAALYYHFRTKEDIVSSLLEDWGTALDDLLARETGPAELLTAYAGLVETRFGPVMGLVQRNTSALKAIAAGAGLADRMLRLHERLRGGSADPESDLRARLALVAVQLNSAEGGPGTPPDVALAVALDVLSPDGKPAGAGT
- a CDS encoding methionine ABC transporter ATP-binding protein — its product is MITVENLSKSFALNGNPVVALRDVSVDVQAGSLFGVVGPAGSGKSVLARCIALQERPDRGVVRLDGLNTGTLDGRRLREIRRQLGVVGTKPELIAERTIAGNIASPLEQLGVDGPQRRSKVGSLLDLVGLTPRAAQRPGELTEGQLRRVAVAKALAAAPAVLLADDPTAGIDPEEAGAVLTVLDRARAELGVTIVITTPDASVVRRVCDDVAVLEDGTVVERGSVLDLISNPVSRTAQALLPAIETTRSQSSRYDRSVDVVLVGFASVGALLPEAAGRFDVEFATIGGGLTRIGDTPVGRFRLGVRGERADAALAWVAERGGHVTHTARGPQGVAAA